The Macaca thibetana thibetana isolate TM-01 chromosome 19, ASM2454274v1, whole genome shotgun sequence genome has a segment encoding these proteins:
- the ASPDH gene encoding aspartate dehydrogenase domain-containing protein isoform X2, whose product MADKGPWRVGVVGYGRLGQSLVSRLLAQGPELGLELVFVWNRDPGRMAGSVPPSLQLQKLAALGERHPDLVVEVAHPKIIHDSGAQILRHANLLVGSPSALSDKTTERQLLEASQHWNHAVFVARGALWGTEDITRLDAAGGLRSLRVTMATHPDGFRLEGPLAAAHSTGPRTVLYEGPVRGLCPFAPRNSNTMAAAALAAPSLGFDGVTGVLVADLSLLPAPLQAGDPSLLRSLLPPETRSSYWPLTTTIPPLPCPTSPGSPF is encoded by the exons ATGGCCGACAAGGGCCCATGGAGGGTGGGCGTGGTGGGCTACGGCCGCCTCG GACAGTCCCTCGTCTCCCGCCTGTTGGCTCAGGGACCAGAACTTGGCCTAGAACTTGTTTTTGTCTGGAATCGTGACCCAGGACGAATGGCAGGGAGCGTGCCCCCTTCCCTGCAGCTCCAGAAGCTTGCTGCCCTTGGGGAAAG ACACCCTGATCTGGTTGTGGAAGTGGCCCATCCCAAAATAATCCATGACTCTGGGGCACAAATCCTGCGCCATGCCAATCTCCTG GTGGGGTCCCCCTCAGCTCTAAGTGACAAGACCACAGAGCGGCAGCTCTTGGAGGCCTCACAGCACTGGAACCATGCCGTGTTTGTGGCCCGAGGGGCCCTGTGGGGTACCGAGGACATCACGAGATTGGATGCAGCTGGGGGCCTCCGG AGCCTTCGTGTCACCATGGCCACACACCCCGATGGCTTCCGGCTCGAGGGACCCCTGGCTGCAGCCCACAGCACCGGGCCTCGCACTGTGCTCTACGAAGGCCCTGTCCGTGGGCTCTGCCCCTTTGCCCCCCGAAATTCCAACACCATGGCGGCGGCTGCCCTGGCTGCCCCCAGCCTGGGCTTCGATGGGGTGACTGGTGTGCTTGTGGCTGATCTCAG TCTGCTGCCAGCTCCCCTCCAGGCCGGGGATCCATCTCTGCTGAGAAGCCTCCTCCCTCCCGAGACGAGATCATCTTACTGGCCTCTCACTACCACTATCCCACCCCTGCCTTGCCCCACTTCCCCAGGATCTCCCTTCTGA
- the ASPDH gene encoding aspartate dehydrogenase domain-containing protein isoform X1 encodes MADKGPWRVGVVGYGRLGQSLVSRLLAQGPELGLELVFVWNRDPGRMAGSVPPSLQLQKLAALGERHPDLVVEVAHPKIIHDSGAQILRHANLLVGSPSALSDKTTERQLLEASQHWNHAVFVARGALWGTEDITRLDAAGGLRSLRVTMATHPDGFRLEGPLAAAHSTGPRTVLYEGPVRGLCPFAPRNSNTMAAAALAAPSLGFDGVTGVLVADLSLTDMHVVDVELSGHPGPRGRSFAVHTHRENPAEPGAVTGSATVTAFWRSLLVCCQLPSRPGIHLC; translated from the exons ATGGCCGACAAGGGCCCATGGAGGGTGGGCGTGGTGGGCTACGGCCGCCTCG GACAGTCCCTCGTCTCCCGCCTGTTGGCTCAGGGACCAGAACTTGGCCTAGAACTTGTTTTTGTCTGGAATCGTGACCCAGGACGAATGGCAGGGAGCGTGCCCCCTTCCCTGCAGCTCCAGAAGCTTGCTGCCCTTGGGGAAAG ACACCCTGATCTGGTTGTGGAAGTGGCCCATCCCAAAATAATCCATGACTCTGGGGCACAAATCCTGCGCCATGCCAATCTCCTG GTGGGGTCCCCCTCAGCTCTAAGTGACAAGACCACAGAGCGGCAGCTCTTGGAGGCCTCACAGCACTGGAACCATGCCGTGTTTGTGGCCCGAGGGGCCCTGTGGGGTACCGAGGACATCACGAGATTGGATGCAGCTGGGGGCCTCCGG AGCCTTCGTGTCACCATGGCCACACACCCCGATGGCTTCCGGCTCGAGGGACCCCTGGCTGCAGCCCACAGCACCGGGCCTCGCACTGTGCTCTACGAAGGCCCTGTCCGTGGGCTCTGCCCCTTTGCCCCCCGAAATTCCAACACCATGGCGGCGGCTGCCCTGGCTGCCCCCAGCCTGGGCTTCGATGGGGTGACTGGTGTGCTTGTGGCTGATCTCAG CCTCACGGACATGCACGTGGTGGATGTAGAGCTGAGCGGACACCCGGGCCCCAGGGGCCGAAGCTTTGCTGTGCACACCCACAGAGAGAACCCGGCCGAGCCAGGCGCGGTAACCGGCTCCGCCACCGTCACGGCCTTCTGGCGGAGCCTCCTGG TCTGCTGCCAGCTCCCCTCCAGGCCGGGGATCCATCTCTGCTGA